The window TATGTTTGCTTTACATTGTGCCTAGTAAAACGCTTAACTAAAGTAACGCTGAGTTGTGCTTATTGGTACtaagctcaggaatagactccttaatgctatctcctgactcagcGGTAGAAGCAGCCTTAGTCTTTGATTAACTAAAGTTGCCTCTGACCTCACTCAATATCAAGTGCTAagtattaaaagaaaaatcttAAATGATATAAGAAGTAAGTCAGCCTTTAAAGGATAAATTTTTTGAATAGTTCCTTATCCCCCCTCTTAGGAACTAATCCTTatatcacaagggaccaacagtttgGTCCCGCTAGAATGACAGTAAGAAGGGTCAGATAAGGGCTCTTATTTGAAGTAAGAAAATAAGGACTGGTGGAGTTTAGTGCTACTTAcgccatttaaaaaaaatgaaaagtagTAAAGCAGAAATTGGGAAGGAAAAGctgatgatgatgaaggaagAAAAAGATTGTCTTTTTTCTTTATACGGAATGAGTGTATCTCTTTGATACCATGATAAAGTAGACAATTTATGagacaatatatattttattaattcatTATGAATTTTACATTCTGTATttaggaatatatatatatatatatatatatatatatatatatatatatatatatatatattcctaaATACAGAATAGTTTGGGTATTACTTAGGCAAACAACAAAGGTAATGACAGTTGTACAAAGCAATAAGACAAAAAAGATTGTACAGTTTGTTATTCCTTAGGGTAATATAGTCATTTCCTCATAGGGAGGAAAGTGATCGTTGGGTTGCTCATGTGGCTCTGCATTCTTTTCGCTGGATCGATGACCTAACATgatatattaatttgattttttgagGAAGGTTGAATTGGATTTTGACTATGACATAAGTGTATATATAATAGAGGAAAGTTTTTCTAAGAAATTATGTACGAAGAAACATGGGATTTCTTTATTTTTGGAATTATATAATTGTTTGTTGTTTTACATCTGGACCATTCTAAACTGCATTAAGCCTTTTTGGTACTAATATCATGCTAAATGATGTCAAATGCATGATGTCAGCACCATCCTCATTACGGCTCAAGTTCAAAGTAATGAAGGCCTAAAACGATGCTTATGGCGATCCGTGACCCAATTCAGCAGCCCAGGTATGTCCATAGCAACCCAAGCCCAAAGAAAGGCAGCCCAACGCGTCTACAGGATTCAAACCTTCAGACCCAAAGGAAATCTTCCAAAATCCATTGCGACAAAGGATTCCTCTCAGTATTCGAACTCCTTAAGGGATTGGAAATCCTGGCTCCATAAGGATTTCTAAGGAGGTGACAATTTTAAACCTAATCGAACACTATAAATAGACAGGTATAGACACAAGGTTCGGTATGTTGACTACTATCTCAAACTAGTTCATACCTTTCCATTTGGTCCAATCATAAACCGACTTAGGCATCGGAACGGGTTTGCTGGACTCCGACTTTGTCTGACCTGCATACCGTTTTATAGAATCACTACGACGTAAAATTATCATCAGGGCTTGGACACGTCAGCCAAATCAGGTAACAATTATCAGGTACCATTGTGCAGATAAAATGGATTCGCTTAACCAAACTATGTAAAATAATGATAATGATGGCCCTTGACCAAACCATGTAAAATATGGCccgttggttttttttttaatgaaggcCCATTGGTTTTACTTCTGAACATATGCCAAAATTTCAAGTTAGCATTATCTCATTAAATGATATTCACTAAATTTGACTTGCAAAGTGTAATAAGGTGTTcactttattaattttttttttttttttttttttttttttgtgattttcacCACTGTTCGAAACGAAGGCCGCCTGGACCGCCTAAGCCCAGCTCAGGTgctcgaaatcgagaatccgtCCCGATTTTCTACAATTAGTCTCTTTAGGCGTTTTATTGACTCCTATGCGATTTTCAACCGCTTGGACTCCGCCTATACCGCCTAAACGACAATGAATAAAAGCATTTTtaattgtgaattttttttctttattataatgcacttttaagttgttttaatgatattgttgttgaaatgttgatgtttgcacaattttagagatatatatttttaatgtaaatgtttttctatattaaataattttatattagtatttttagatagtataatacatactTTGATTGAATTTATACAATAATTTgttgaataataaataaataatacaaaaataaaaatccgaTTAATCCCTATTAATCTCCGACTAATCCCTGATTAATCTTCGAGGACCCTGTCCGCCCCACTAACGCctaacgttttttacaaccttgatgTTCACTAATTAGTTTACATTGGATTTACATCCGCATAtatggttatttatttattttttgataaaaataagttgattaaataatattatattatatgatCTGTATAATGCACGGTCTTGGACTAAGCAATTAAGGGAAGAATGAAATTGATTGAGTAATTTTGGAATTTATTTTACCTGTATTTTTCGTATGAATTTCGAATTTCATCCTCATAACATTTTgcaagaaaaatatattttgctGAAAAATGTTGTTAGATGATAATCTCCATAATATCTTGCAGTGAGATATTTTTGGCAGACATGCCCATCCTGCCATTTGCTGATATTTCAAGGTCCAATTGTTTGGTCCAAAAAGCTCTGGTTCCATTTTATCAAaaccaattaaattaaaagctaGTTATTAGTAATAATCAAAACTAAAGGAATACTTATTTTTAGATCtacagaagaaaaaaaaacaacataatGGCAGGAGTGAAGAAATGACGGCTCTACCAATcccgaaaaacaaaaaacataaaCAGCAAAGGAATCATCGATCATCATAAAAGTACAAAACACAATCTTGCAAGAATTATAAAGAGAAATAACGGCTAGAGAAACAGTATGATTAGTAGATAATAAAACATCATTAATAAAAAAGAGACAAGATTACAAGTACATatacaattaattatatatatgtaataaAAAGATCGAAAAGGTGAACTAAAAAGCTTCACCCTCTTCACTAAAACTTGATAATATTCTGTTATGAGTCAGGAAAGCAACCAAGAAAGTGATTGACATTGTTGTTATAAGTTTGAGGTAGAGATGTCAAATTTGGAGTGGAGAAATCATTGAGTTGAGATCCAAGTAAAGTGTCCAAATTTTTCCAGTCAATGAACTGGGTTTTATTATTGCTGTCTTCATCATAATCTGTTGCAAAACTTGTTGAAGGGCTATCTAAGTGAGGGAGATCATGAATCAACTGATTATTATTGTCAAAAAATGTGTTGTCTGAAAGTAAATCTGGTTCCGAGGAAAAAGGGTGTTGAAAATTAGTTGGGTTGAGAGTGGTAATTGAGTCTGAGAAATGAGGAGGTCTAGAAAAAGAATGGTTGATGTTGTTGGGGTTATAATAATTAGGATGATTCCATGCTTCAAAACCTGGTCTTTGATTTGGTATTGGTTTCTTGAATGCTCTGCAGACAACCCATCCTTCTTCCTGCATTTAcaatattctaattaattagatAATGTATTAGACTCAAGTTCAATTTTAGTATatgcctatatatatatttctagagataaaattgaggtaaatttatttaaacatatgttttttctttctaccaaaaaaaaaaaaaaacatatgtttTTTCTACACAATAGAGCAGGGTTAAGAATGGTACCATAATCCCGGTGGAAAATTTTAAAGTACTCCCAGAGTAATACTCCTTACCAATCAATTTATGTcacatataaatatattaaatccATAATTAAGCCTCTaaatttttatggttttaagAATTAAGACTGATAATAAAAATAGGAATTCCTAGTTGTACCTCGGGAAAACTGACTTCTTTCTTTTacttttgtgatttattttttgAGATTAAGTcactaaacattaattttcatACGAATTGAGCTCCTCACTAACAATTCTATTAGCTAAACCGTTAGTGGATGATTCAATTGGTGAAAAAATTAAAGATCATGTACTAAAAAccttaatcatatgtttgtttatttaattatgttattatgttttaaagatatataaataaataaaaatttcagtttttttttctttctaaatttataatacatatatgtcCATctattaaagaaattaaaaagaaaaacaaaagattCATAAAAATGGTTTTGCATTTTTTAGTTTAAACTATACTATTTGAGTTTATAATTAACTTTATAATTGCACTTCCAAACTAATATATTGAAAtggttaataaaaaatatataggtaAAATTGCTGATACGAATTGCGACATATATAAGTATCTTATATTAGTTAACTTATAGTAAATTGAATAtatgcttttttattattagtattattatatgccaaaaaaaatcatattaatCACCATGATCTTACACACATTGAACTCTTCACTAACAGTTTGGTTAATAGAACTGTTAGTGAAGAGGCCAATCCTTAAAATCATGAAAGTTTAGGtgcttaattttgattttaaccgtataaaaataaacatttaaaaattcatataaatatattattttaaaaatctaCATGGAGAATCTCCATGGATATAGTGGGGATGGGATGAAGATTCCCGTGAGTTGCAGATAAATAGATATCCTGATCCGGGTTTTTTTCTCATCCCTACTTcatgagaaaaataaattaagattcACCGTCCTTGTTAGAACGAATGCCCATCAAAGAATGGACAATCCCCACTATATTTGCAAGTATACTAGAGCCTATATTGACTAATATGAATACATATATTTGTTTTCTTGTGGTTAAGATAGAAAAAACATGCCTGAGGGGGTGCATGCTCGGAAGTTTGGAGTCGATATTCATGCATTATCCAATCAGATTTCCTTCCATTAGGTGCCCGACCCTTATAGAAAACTAAGGTCTTCCTCATCCCtattattttgttctttgaTAGTACGGCCTTATCCCTTCCAGTTGCCTTCCAGAATCCAGCAGCTGTAGCTCTATTTGTTCTTGTTCCTGTCGGATACTTCCTGTCCTTATGGCTGAAGAAGTACCATTCTGTTTGCTCATCATACCCTAGCTTACATCTTCCTGTCATATTAAAATAATACCATTCTATTTCCACCAATTGCACATTTatcatattaaaataataatagtaaaatAAGACCTAATTCAGTCAACTTTCTTTTAGGTCCATTCCCACTACATATTGACTCTTTTTACTTTATATCAGTCACTATACCATAATAGCATGCATCAAGACCTTCTGCTACTCATATCACATGAATTTCATATATATGGGAGTctcaacaaaaacaaaaatatatggtAGATATGTCCCTAACCTAACAAATAGTCAAATTTTGTCATCAACATTTCCAAAGTGAAGTGATTTTAGATTTAGACAATAACAAAGTAAGCTTTTAACGGCTTggaacgtaaaaaaaaaaaaaaaaaaacccagtcCCTGTGGGTGGATTGGGTTTAAATCTTTAATTTTTTGGAACCtctaagaaaaaaaattcatagtcCTTCTTCTGTTGGGGTCAGGTTCAAAATGGTGGAATGTATcatagattaatataagatctacaaTTGTGCCTTAACTATCACTgaacttttagtttaattgGTTGCATAGCATGACATTAGAGCTTCTAAGATCAAATGGTCCAAAGGGTTTGAGTCCTGTCATGCATAGTTTTCATTCCTATTTATACAGAAAAGAGTAAATTGAAGAATCATTTCTGctaaatactttattttatacAATATCAAGGATAAAATAACCTCTCCTATTATATTAATTAACCATAGCAAAGAGATATAAAGTGCaagtttaaatcttttttaTTACCTTGAATATCCCATGGCTCAATTTTGTAAAGATCAATGTCAGCAATAACATCTAAATCAAATTTGAGTGAATTAATCTTCCTCTTGAGGTAATAACCTACAAGTTCTTCCTCAGTTGGATGAAACCTAAATCCTGGTGGCACACAACACTCTAAATCCATTGATGGAATTAATCCTGAAAccacaaaaaaacaaaagaataaaTAGTAAGGAGAGAGAAGTGATTTTATCCATTTCAGTATtgaataaatataaatgaacCCATTAATTAGTTTAGTAAATAATAGAAAAGAGAAGCTTAAAGGCTCCTTTTAGCGTAGGACTAAAATCAAAGGAAAGTATCATATCATATATGACTCTTCACTGTACTGAAGTTCCATATAGTATAGGCTAGGCTAGGCTAGGCTGCTATTATAGTTATAGTCATCATTTGGCATCAAAAATATTCGAATCCCACAGAAATTGGGTGATCATAATTACTTGAGTGGGTCCTCTAAATGTAAATGGTCCTGGATATGTTGAGCTACATATAGATAAATGAAAAATGGCAGACCATCATAAGTGGAATGCACCCACCATAAATATTGAACAAGAGGTATATAAGAAGTAAGATATATATAGTTGCATGAAATGAAGTTGTAGTTGTGTGGAAAGTATTTTAGCCGAAAAGCTTGACTTTGCTGTCACAAGCATGTTAtatttgcctttgcctttgaGTGCAGTGCACTCTCCCTTTTCTTTTGTATTTGGTGGTCTATATACGTTTTCACACACCCACCACTCTACTATTTCACACTTCTCCTATACTAATCTTCTGTTGGATTTTAATTTTCAATGACAATCAATCATAATACCTATATAATCTAAATCAATTAAGCTTCACTTCAATGTGGATAATGGACTTCAATGTGGTAATGGGGGCAGGGATAAACTGAATCACCTATCGAAAAATGGAGAGATAGTGACTTGGGCTTGTTAGTAAagtgagaatccaatacatgtagacgtATTATAAAGCCGTGATGTCCAAGGTATTGGATTTGGACCAAAACTGACAGTATCTATATGTTTTGGACTAGAGTGTTACATTAACTATTGGCTTAAGGGACTGGTCGCGTggtaaagataataataaaagctacTATTAGACTTTTTAATTATGGGTATTtgaaatggtatcagagccacatAGGTAGATCAAGTGGTCTAGGGGATGAATCTTGGCAACCTCGTTTCTTGTCGTATATGTTTCAAGCCTAAAACTCAACTGCATGAGGATCTATCgaaagagataaggataaagCTATTCATTGCATTCATGGTCTagcaaaagaagagaaaagaaaaagaaattgaacATTAATAATAGAAGAAACCATGCATATGAAACAGATAATGCAGCAGCAGCATGAATGATATGATATATACTCACAGAAAAAAAGAGATGAAATGGTGTTGTTGGATGGAATTAAGTGATGAGAGGAAGATGAGAAagaaagtatatatataaaagtagaAAGATGGTATAGTAAATATTGAATATGTTGtatgagatatatatatatgaaatctAAAAGTAGAGAAATATagaatagaattagagattgaTTGCGCGTGGGGTGGCAGATGGATGAAAGCCTTGTTTGGACGGCGTGACACCAAATATTCACGCCACCCCCACACCGCTATTTTACACCCTAAGTTttttatttcttcattttttatatACTTTAACTGCTTActtctcttttgtttttttgtgtttttcacaaAGGCTTCTTTCTTTTAGAATAGTTGGGGTTCATTCCCAAAAACCAGCTCCTTTTGTCATTTGGTGTGCCGCCCCTTTGCCATTTGGCACCAATACCTGTTTGACACTTGTATTCCATGCTTATCTGTCACTGTCAAAGTTGCTTCCTAATCATTATTTGTTCTCCTCCAAACCAATGCTTAATCTCCACTGTGTCCTTTTCTTCTGCACCCTGCAGCTTTCTTTActtctttcttttttgtttctATGCTAATTAATTTCAAGTCTTCTTCTAGATCTAAGTATTTACTTGTCTGTTTAATCAAAAAAAGTATTTACTTGTCTGtactttattaattaatttcaagtcATGCCAAATCGAGATAGTCCCGCTATGAAAAAATTCTACTATGTTTTCGGTTCATCGAATTTTaccaataaaaatataagattATTCATACACTTTCTTTCTTTAAATCAATGATTTTCGAATGagattttctctttttttttttttaattaataggatCGATTATATCAATTCATTGCAGAAGCTCTCCGCACGTGTTCAGAGTCTCTGTTTACATGTGCCTCAAACATCAGTTACATCAAATATCCTACAACCTTAGAAGAACATCTTTAATAGGACACGTTTGGAAGAATTTTTGGTAAGATGGAGAAAGGTGCTTTTTTTTCAAGTGTTTTGTACTAGAGACAATAGgtgtttgtttttttagatCAATATTTCCACTTTTTATCACTCTTGCTATcctttttcaataaaaaaaaaatataattaaacattaaaatatcatattatttaatataataatatttataattagaataaattatacataaaataattatttatgagACCGATGGAGATAATTTTTGGAATTGCTTGCATTTAAAATGCTCTAAATAAAAGATGAGGTTATGCACTCAAGGTACAACATTTGTAAGctctaaaatttaataatattttatcttAGACCTCAAAACTCAAACTATGCTAACTTAGAAATCGAAATAGTGTTGGGACCCTGACGCCCCTTTGATCATTTTTCCGTCTTTATCATATATTATCTTCATAGCAGTGTGCACATAGAcctgaatgaccaaatgaatttttattaaatctaagtcatAGGATGTTTTGGATTTCGACTTTagaattctaataagcctaaatctaagagtgaataactaaataatacGAGCACTTCTATGGTGGATCGGGTCCAATCGACCCGGCCAATAAAATGCATGCGATCAAAATCTATTATCGCATTATCTCAAAATCACAAGATTTTCCCTAAAATTtcccaaatatatatatatatatatatatatatatatatatattaaatggaTGGTTACAGTAGCGAGTTCTTCCAACCGCAGAGCTAGGTAACAAAAGATTTATTTGGTATTTTGTAGTTTACGTTGTCCAAGTTGTACatcatttcttttttatttctttttggatctatgtattcccttttatttttaatacctCCAAGTTATCATTGCAGTtttattcttatatttttaacaatATCCGCTACATTATTTTATACATAACTGCTTCAAACtttatttcattaaaaaaataactgaGAGACTGACATTCCATCTGTTACAAATAATACATAAAAAtgtaacaacaaaaaaaaaatacataagaaAATTATTCCTTGTCTTTTAACTTGAAATTTGAGGTTAAATGATCATATAATCTGATATGGGAGCCTCTAAATTCATATCTCATAAGTTCAAATCTTAGTATATGGAGTATCATTTATTGTTTCAAAATTCTTTGTAAAATGAACCTATATTAATTTATAGGTTTCAAATCAAGCCCAAAAAAGCATCCGAGCTCGCAACGCCATTAATGTTGTACATAAACCAATTCAATTGAAGCGTGTATATTACAAATTTATCTTaccatatgtttttaatttcaaTAATGAGTTGTCAGAATTCAATCTCTCAATCACTTAGTTTAATAGACTCGATATCATGTCAAAGACTATATATTTTATCTCAAGCAAGAGAATTACTGGGAAATAGGAATTTAGTTGAAGGGTGTGTCAAAAATAACTGAGAAAAGTTCAAAATGGAAAATATGTGGTTTATGTTTTGCCACTTTAAGGACTATTGTGGACTTTTTTTCTGGTAGCAAAATGGTTGTAACAAATAAAATGGGGGACATTTTTATCTAATCACTTTTAGCTTCATATATACTATTTTGTTATCTTtgcaaaaccaaaaaaaaactaaaccacCTTAACTCGTCATTGCATCGGAAAATTTTGCTGATTGGGTGTTGCTATTTATCGCCcctaaattacttatcaccgctctcaattggacaattttaccatttttataaaaaaaaaatcaaactgaAAAATtcgaatttaaaaaaaaaaacatgaaatttggCCTAGGCGGATCAGGCACCCACCCAACCCATTGGCTGGGTGGGTGCTGGATCCGCCCAGCCCATTGTTCCATTTTTAGTGatgaaaatgtaaaattttttactttttggtgacgaaaaatgcaaaatcatcACAAAAAACATGcattatttttatgatttttttactaaaaaacgtaacttttaatatttataacttgtaatcatccatttccggaaTTTAGGTTGTCACACATTAATTATTTTcgaaattttaattattattgtttggatttgtgattttggagaaagattttttagttttgaatcaaaattatgagaagtgTAAAAATGTCCGAATGAAGACAGTAACCAGTAAAAAGGGAACGGTATTTAGcaatttactatatatattatattcgCTATTATCTTGAAATTTGTTATCTCGTAcactaatttttaaaaaattaattacataagagaatatttattctataaaaATCACTTTTGTTACATCGTCACTGTCaaaaatttcattcatcttTAAGAGTATTATTACTAAGAAatttttttaggcttaatacatcatttgcctcccgaacttgttcaaaaagtttgattggccccttgaactttcaaagtgttccgatagccccatgaacttgcataaaatatttagttagcctcttgaatttgcgtaaaatgtaatcaattgatcactcggttgtaaaaaagtaagttaaatgcggtaGATATATTCCATGAGTATTAAaacaagtaaaacgaccaaaatcggagtatatgattctaatattagagaagacaagttgtataattgagcaagcaataacttcttttttaacctattttttaattaggtaataacattctaagatgcatgAAATACATCTTcggcatttaacttacttttttacgaccgagtgatc of the Euphorbia lathyris chromosome 7, ddEupLath1.1, whole genome shotgun sequence genome contains:
- the LOC136200701 gene encoding NAC domain-containing protein 30, whose translation is MDLECCVPPGFRFHPTEEELVGYYLKRKINSLKFDLDVIADIDLYKIEPWDIQGRCKLGYDEQTEWYFFSHKDRKYPTGTRTNRATAAGFWKATGRDKAVLSKNKIIGMRKTLVFYKGRAPNGRKSDWIMHEYRLQTSEHAPPQEEGWVVCRAFKKPIPNQRPGFEAWNHPNYYNPNNINHSFSRPPHFSDSITTLNPTNFQHPFSSEPDLLSDNTFFDNNNQLIHDLPHLDSPSTSFATDYDEDSNNKTQFIDWKNLDTLLGSQLNDFSTPNLTSLPQTYNNNVNHFLGCFPDS